From Caretta caretta isolate rCarCar2 chromosome 14, rCarCar1.hap1, whole genome shotgun sequence, the proteins below share one genomic window:
- the LOC142068940 gene encoding olfactory receptor 14A16-like, with protein MFNRTTVTEFLLLGFSDVRELQILHFMVFLVLYLAALTGNLLIIIAIALDHHLHTPMYFFLMSLSILDLGSISVTIPKSMTNSLMNNRSISYSGCVAQVFFLIFFAVADFALLTIMAYDRYVAICKPLHYETIMNRRACVQMAASAWISVILYSSLHTGNTFSITFCGGNMVDQFFCEIPQLLKLACSNPYFNEVGIILFGVCLTVSCFVFIIVTYVQILTTVLRIPSEQGRHKTFSTCLPHLIVISMFLSTVVFAYMKPISSSPSALDLVVAVLYSVLPPVMNPIIYSIRNKEIKASLRKLTGWRLFN; from the coding sequence ATGTTCAACCGAACCACTGTGACCGAGTTCCTTCTCctgggattctctgatgttcGAGAGCTGCAGATTTTGCACTTCATGGTGTTTCTAGTGCTTTACCTGGCAGCCCTGACAGGGAACCTTCTCATCATCATAGCCATAGCTCTTGACCaccaccttcacacccccatgtacttcttcctgatgaGTTTGTCCATCCTAGACCTCGGCTCCATCTCTGTCACCATCCCCAAATCTATGACCAATTCCCTTATGAACAACAGGTCCATTTCCTATTCTGGATGTGTCGCCCAAGTCTTTTTCCTCATCTTCTTTGCTGTAGCCGACTTCGCCTTACTCACCATCATGGCGTACGATCGATACGTCGCCATCTGCAAACCACTGCACTATGAGACTATAATGAACAGGAGAGCTTGTGTCCAAATGGCAGCCAGTGCCTGGATCAGTGTAATTCTCTATTCTTCATTGCATACCGGGAACACGTTTTCGATAACCTTCTGTGGAGGCAACATGGTGGAtcagttcttctgtgaaatcCCCCAGCTACTCAAGCTCGCCTGCTCTAACCCGTACTTCAATGAAGTTGGCATTATTTTATTTGGTGTGTGTTTAACCGTaagttgctttgtttttataattgtgaCATATGTTCAGATCTTGACCACGGTATTGAGAATCCCCTCTGAGCAGGGCCGACATAAAACCTTCTCCACATGCCTTCCGCACCTTATTGTAATTTCCATGTTTCTTTCCACTGTTGTCTTTGCCTACATGAAACCCATCTCCAGCTCTCCGTCAGCTCTGGATCTCGTGGTGGCTGTTCTCTATTCCGTGCTGCCGCCAGTGATGAATCCGATCATCTACAGCATAAGGAACAAGGAAATCAAAGCTTCCTTGAGGAAACTGACTGGGTGGAGGTTATTCAACTAG